One window from the genome of Candoia aspera isolate rCanAsp1 chromosome 15, rCanAsp1.hap2, whole genome shotgun sequence encodes:
- the LOC134505900 gene encoding immunoglobulin lambda-1 light chain-like, translated as MKDSDPFFRGITSQPTLTQPASETGSPGETIKLSCAISSNPYNIGWVQQRSGEAPRFVHCDGCSSRGPGIPDRFTGTRSGNNGYLTITSLQVEDEADYYCFMWYSSGSVLHSAISQPTLTQPVSQSASPGETIKLSCASSSSPYYTGWLQQRSGEAPRFVHCDGCNRGPGIPDRFMGTRSGNNGYLTITSLQAEDEADYDCSMWSRRT; from the exons ATGAAAGACTCTGACCCATTTTTCAGAG GCATCACTTCCCAGCCCACCTTGACTCAGCCTGCCTCCGAGACGGGATCTCCAGGAGAAACCATTAAACTCTCCTGTGCCATCAGCAGCAATCCATATAACATTGGCTGGGTTCAACAGAGATCTGGAGAGGCCCCTCGCTTTGTCCACTGTGATGGCTGCAGCAGCAGGGGGCCAGGGATCCCAGACCGATTCACTGGCACCCGATCAGGCAACAATGGCTACTTAACCATCACCAGCCTTCAGGTTGAAGACGAGGCCGATTATTACTGTTTCATGTGGTACAGCAGTGGCAGCGTGTTGCACA GTGCTATTTCACAGCCCACCTTGACTCAGCCTGTCTCCCAGTCTGCATCTCCAGGAGAAACCATTAAACTCTcctgtgccagcagcagcagcccataCTACACTGGCTGGCTTCAGCAGAGATCTGGAGAGGCCCCTCGCTTTGTGCACTGCGATGGCTGCAACAGAGGACCAGGGATCCCAGACCGATTCATGGGCACCCGATCAGGCAATAATGGCTACTTAACCATCACCAGCCTTCAGGCTGAAGACGAGGCTGATTATGACTGTTCCATGTG GTCTAGGAGGACTTAA